A stretch of Elgaria multicarinata webbii isolate HBS135686 ecotype San Diego chromosome 5, rElgMul1.1.pri, whole genome shotgun sequence DNA encodes these proteins:
- the LOC134399605 gene encoding uncharacterized protein LOC134399605, which produces MKKVQTEGQLLLQGQSLHLADDGKLYRKEKDVLYKEESSLSLMKFECCSPVVLQQLIVNLKSQINDLQEANETAVLELGKADEEISHLKNEMAQLKSEYLQKIADFKEENLILKKKINRMHNRHDPVDTYEQVLHEEICELRSESRRLREISHQLNEENHRLKEELWDGKRQYEWLMHTVTGKQDERVQERSRNNASPSSINSESTEILIAGYCDTGLAKENRDLKASVHMSNESQDLPVLTY; this is translated from the exons ATGAAGAAAGTGCAAACTGAAGGCCAGCTACTCTTGCAGGGACAGAGTCTGCATCTTGCTGATGATGGCAAGCTTTATAGGAAG GAGAAAGATGTTCTTTACAAAGAAGAGTCCTCTCTCAGCCTGATGAAATTTGAATGCTGTTCTCCTGTAGTCCTGCAGCAACTGATTG TGAACCTTAAAAGCCAGATCAACGATCTTCAGGAAGCCAACGAGACTGCTGTCTTAGAGCTAGGAAAAGCAGATGAGGAGATTTCACACCTGAAGAATGAAATGGCTCAATTAAAATCTGAATATCTACAAAAGATAGCCGACTTCAAAGAAGAAAAccttattttgaagaaaaag ATCAACAGGATGCACAACAGACATGATCCAGTAGATACTTATGAACAGGTCCTGCATGAAGAGATTTGTGAGCTAAGAAGTGAATCCAGGAGGCTGAGGGAAATCAGTCACCAGTTGAATGAGGAAAACCACAGACTGAAAGAAGAACTATGGGATGGGAAGAGGCAATATGAATGGCTAATGCATACAGTTACTGGCAAACAAGATG AAAGAGTGCAAGAACGTTCTAGGAACAATGCTTCTCCGTCATCTATAAATAGTGAGTCTACTGAAATTCTGATTGCTGGGTACTGTGACACAGGGCTAGCAAAAGAAAACAGAGACTTGAAAG CTTCTGTTCACATGAGCAATGAAAGCCAAGATTTACCAGTTTTGACATACTGA